In one Meles meles chromosome 17, mMelMel3.1 paternal haplotype, whole genome shotgun sequence genomic region, the following are encoded:
- the DDX59 gene encoding probable ATP-dependent RNA helicase DDX59 isoform X1, whose product MFVPRSLKIKRSANDDGKSCTAKKIKPEAEDLRLDEGRGDRADALVTKEGEGHSVEPCCFPSTTGQLAEVGLVGPQQDAKDSDLSEEPVKSFSKTQRWAEPGEPVCVVCGRYGEYICDKTDEDVCSLECKAKHLLQVKEKEERLKLSDLYKVDSGPESPLNAFYVYREHPFISNLQEDQIENLKQQLGIVVQGQDVTRPIIDFEHCGFPEALNHNLKKSGYEVPTPIQMQMIPVGLLGRDILASADTGSGKTAAFLLPVITRALCESKTPSALILTPTRELAIQIESQAKELMSGLPRMKTVLLVGGLPLPPQLYRLRQRVKVIIATPGRLLDIIKQSSVELRGIKIVVVDEGTSVLCSEYKRSVHSANLCQVLVLCSLCPSVSGNELADTMLKMGFQQQVLDILENVPNDCQTILVSATIPASIEQLASQLLQNPVRIITGEKNLPCSSVRQIILWVEEPAKKKKLFEILNDKKLFKPPVLVFVDCKLGADLLSEAVQKITGLKSVSIHSEKSQTERKNILKGLLEGDYEVVVSTGVLGRGLDLISVKLVVNFDMPSSMDEYVHQVGRVGRLGQHGTAITFINNNSKRLFWDIAKRVKPTGSILPPQLLNSPYLHDQKRKEQQKDKQTQNDLVTGANLMDIIRKHDKSNSQK is encoded by the exons ATGTTTGTTCCAAGATCTCTCAAAATCAAGAGGAGTGCTAATGATGATGGCAAAAGTTGTACAGCTAAGAAAATTAAACCAGAGGCAGAAGACCTACGGCTGGATGAAGGCCGAGGTGACAGAGCTGATGCGTTAGTTACAAAAGAAGGCGAAGGGCACAGCGTGGAACCATGCTGTTTCCCCAGTACAACTGGTCAGTTGGCCGAGGTTGGTTTGGTTGGACCCCAGCAGGATGCGAAGGATAGCGATCTTTCTGAAGAGCCTGTTAAGTCATTTTCCAAAACGCAGCGCTGGGCGGAACCTGGGGAACCTGTCTGTGTTGTTTGTGGTCGTTATGGAGAGTACATCTGTGATAAGACAGATGAGGATGTGTGTAGTTTGGAGTGTAAAGCAAAGCATCTTCTGCaagtaaaggaaaaggaagaaagattaaAACTCAGCGATCTGTACAAAGTGGATTCTGGGCCAGAGTCTCCACTTAATGCTTTTTATGTCTATAGAGAGCACCCCTTTATTTCGAACCTTCAGGAAGACCAAATTGAAAATCTTAAACAGCAGCTAGGAATTGTAGTTCAAGGGCAAGATGTCACCAGACCCATTATTGACTTCGAGCACTGTGGTTTCCCTGAGGCCTTGAATCACAACTTGAAGAAATCAGGCTATGAAGTTCCAACCCCCATCCAAATGCAGATGATTCCTGTGGGCCTTCTGGGAAGGGACATTCTGGCCAGTGCTGATACTGGCTCAGGAAAAACggctgcttttcttcttcctgttatCACCCGAGCTTTATGTGAG AGCAAAACTCCATCTGCTCTCATTCTTACACCAACAAGAGAGCTAGCCATTCAGATAGAGAGCCAAGCTAAAGAATTGATGAGTGGTCTGCCACGCATGAAAACCGTGCTTCTGGTAGGGGGCTTACCCTTACCCCCGCAGCTTTATCGTTTGCGACAACGTGTGAAG gTTATCATAGCAACTCCAGGGCGACTTCTGGATATAATAAAACAGAGCTCTGTAGAACTCCGCGGTATAAAAATTGTAGTAGTAGATGAA GGCACCTCAGTGCTGTGCTCAGAATACAAAAGGAGTGTTCATTCAGCAAACCTGTGCCAAGTGCTTGTCCTGTGCAGCCTCTGTCCCAGCGTTTCAGGAAATGAACTG gCCGATACCATGTTAAAGATGGGCTTTCAACAGCAAGTGCTTGACATTTTGGAAAACGTTCCTAATGATTGTCAGACCATTTTGGTTTCAGCTACAATTCCAGCTAGCATAGAACAGCTAGCAAGCCAGCTTCTGCAGAATCCTGTGAGAATTATCACTGGGGAAAAGAACCTGCCCTGTTCCAGTGTGCGCCAGATTATTTTGTGGGTGGAAGAACCagccaaaaagaagaaattatttgaaatcttAAAT gatAAGAAGCTCTTCAAGCCTCCAGTGTTAGTATTTGTGGACTGCAAGCTGGGAGCAGATCTCTTAAGCGAGGCAGTGCAGAAAATCACAGGTTTAAAAAGTGTATCTATACATTCGGAGAAATcacaaacagaaaggaaaaacatattGAAG GGATTACTTGAAGGAGACTACGAAGTTGTGGTGAGCACAGGAGTCCTGGGACGAGGCCTAGACTTGATCAGTGTCAAGCTGGTTGTCAATTTCGATATGCCTTCAAGTATGGATGAGTACGTGCATCAG GTTGGAAGAGTGGGAAGATTAGGCCAACATGGAACAGCGATTACTTTCATCAATAACAATTCAAAAAGACTCTTCTGGGATATTGCAAAAAGAGTGAAACCCACAGGATCCATTCTTCCCCCACAGTTGTTAAATTCCCCCTACCTTCATgaccagaaaagaaaggaacaacaGAAAGATAAACAGACACAGAATGATCTGGTTACAGGAGCTAATCTTATGGACATCATTAGAAAACATGATAAAAGTAATTCTCAAAAATGA
- the DDX59 gene encoding probable ATP-dependent RNA helicase DDX59 isoform X2, producing MFVPRSLKIKRSANDDGKSCTAKKIKPEAEDLRLDEGRGDRADALVTKEGEGHSVEPCCFPSTTGQLAEVGLVGPQQDAKDSDLSEEPVKSFSKTQRWAEPGEPVCVVCGRYGEYICDKTDEDVCSLECKAKHLLQVKEKEERLKLSDLYKVDSGPESPLNAFYVYREHPFISNLQEDQIENLKQQLGIVVQGQDVTRPIIDFEHCGFPEALNHNLKKSGYEVPTPIQMQMIPVGLLGRDILASADTGSGKTAAFLLPVITRALCESKTPSALILTPTRELAIQIESQAKELMSGLPRMKTVLLVGGLPLPPQLYRLRQRVKVIIATPGRLLDIIKQSSVELRGIKIVVVDEADTMLKMGFQQQVLDILENVPNDCQTILVSATIPASIEQLASQLLQNPVRIITGEKNLPCSSVRQIILWVEEPAKKKKLFEILNDKKLFKPPVLVFVDCKLGADLLSEAVQKITGLKSVSIHSEKSQTERKNILKGLLEGDYEVVVSTGVLGRGLDLISVKLVVNFDMPSSMDEYVHQVGRVGRLGQHGTAITFINNNSKRLFWDIAKRVKPTGSILPPQLLNSPYLHDQKRKEQQKDKQTQNDLVTGANLMDIIRKHDKSNSQK from the exons ATGTTTGTTCCAAGATCTCTCAAAATCAAGAGGAGTGCTAATGATGATGGCAAAAGTTGTACAGCTAAGAAAATTAAACCAGAGGCAGAAGACCTACGGCTGGATGAAGGCCGAGGTGACAGAGCTGATGCGTTAGTTACAAAAGAAGGCGAAGGGCACAGCGTGGAACCATGCTGTTTCCCCAGTACAACTGGTCAGTTGGCCGAGGTTGGTTTGGTTGGACCCCAGCAGGATGCGAAGGATAGCGATCTTTCTGAAGAGCCTGTTAAGTCATTTTCCAAAACGCAGCGCTGGGCGGAACCTGGGGAACCTGTCTGTGTTGTTTGTGGTCGTTATGGAGAGTACATCTGTGATAAGACAGATGAGGATGTGTGTAGTTTGGAGTGTAAAGCAAAGCATCTTCTGCaagtaaaggaaaaggaagaaagattaaAACTCAGCGATCTGTACAAAGTGGATTCTGGGCCAGAGTCTCCACTTAATGCTTTTTATGTCTATAGAGAGCACCCCTTTATTTCGAACCTTCAGGAAGACCAAATTGAAAATCTTAAACAGCAGCTAGGAATTGTAGTTCAAGGGCAAGATGTCACCAGACCCATTATTGACTTCGAGCACTGTGGTTTCCCTGAGGCCTTGAATCACAACTTGAAGAAATCAGGCTATGAAGTTCCAACCCCCATCCAAATGCAGATGATTCCTGTGGGCCTTCTGGGAAGGGACATTCTGGCCAGTGCTGATACTGGCTCAGGAAAAACggctgcttttcttcttcctgttatCACCCGAGCTTTATGTGAG AGCAAAACTCCATCTGCTCTCATTCTTACACCAACAAGAGAGCTAGCCATTCAGATAGAGAGCCAAGCTAAAGAATTGATGAGTGGTCTGCCACGCATGAAAACCGTGCTTCTGGTAGGGGGCTTACCCTTACCCCCGCAGCTTTATCGTTTGCGACAACGTGTGAAG gTTATCATAGCAACTCCAGGGCGACTTCTGGATATAATAAAACAGAGCTCTGTAGAACTCCGCGGTATAAAAATTGTAGTAGTAGATGAA gCCGATACCATGTTAAAGATGGGCTTTCAACAGCAAGTGCTTGACATTTTGGAAAACGTTCCTAATGATTGTCAGACCATTTTGGTTTCAGCTACAATTCCAGCTAGCATAGAACAGCTAGCAAGCCAGCTTCTGCAGAATCCTGTGAGAATTATCACTGGGGAAAAGAACCTGCCCTGTTCCAGTGTGCGCCAGATTATTTTGTGGGTGGAAGAACCagccaaaaagaagaaattatttgaaatcttAAAT gatAAGAAGCTCTTCAAGCCTCCAGTGTTAGTATTTGTGGACTGCAAGCTGGGAGCAGATCTCTTAAGCGAGGCAGTGCAGAAAATCACAGGTTTAAAAAGTGTATCTATACATTCGGAGAAATcacaaacagaaaggaaaaacatattGAAG GGATTACTTGAAGGAGACTACGAAGTTGTGGTGAGCACAGGAGTCCTGGGACGAGGCCTAGACTTGATCAGTGTCAAGCTGGTTGTCAATTTCGATATGCCTTCAAGTATGGATGAGTACGTGCATCAG GTTGGAAGAGTGGGAAGATTAGGCCAACATGGAACAGCGATTACTTTCATCAATAACAATTCAAAAAGACTCTTCTGGGATATTGCAAAAAGAGTGAAACCCACAGGATCCATTCTTCCCCCACAGTTGTTAAATTCCCCCTACCTTCATgaccagaaaagaaaggaacaacaGAAAGATAAACAGACACAGAATGATCTGGTTACAGGAGCTAATCTTATGGACATCATTAGAAAACATGATAAAAGTAATTCTCAAAAATGA